In a genomic window of Muntiacus reevesi chromosome 1, mMunRee1.1, whole genome shotgun sequence:
- the LOC136161712 gene encoding small proline-rich protein 2E-like, protein MSYQQQQCKQPCQPPPVVCPPKCPEPCPPPKCPEPCPPPKCPEPCPPPQCQQKCPPVPPPQQCQQKCPPKSK, encoded by the coding sequence ATGTCTtatcagcagcagcagtgcaagCAGCCCTGCCAACCACCTCCAGTAGTGTGCCCTCCCAAGTGCCCTGAGCCTTGCCCACCTCCAAAGTGCCCTGAGCCTTGCCCACCTCCAAAGTGCCCTGAGCCATGCCCACCTCCTCAGTGCCAGCAGAAATGCCCTCCTGTGCCACCTCCCCAACAATGCCAGCAGAAGTGCCCACCCAAAAGCAAGTAG
- the LOC136176004 gene encoding small proline-rich protein 2I-like: protein MSQQQQQCKQPCQPPPVVCPPKCPEPCPPKCPEPCPPPKCQQKCPPVPPPQQCQEKCPPKCK from the coding sequence AtgtctcagcagcagcagcagtgcaagCAGCCCTGCCAGCCACCTCCAGTAGTGTGCCCTCCCAAGTGCCCTGAGCCCTGCCCACCCAAGTGCCCTGAGCCTTGCCCACCTCCAAAATGCCAGCAGAAATGCCCTCCTGTGCCACCTCCCCAACAATGCCAAGAGAAGTGCCCACCCAAGTGCAAGTAA